From Chryseobacterium joostei, the proteins below share one genomic window:
- a CDS encoding beta-carotene 15,15'-monooxygenase: MPEFDLDSFKKTWQEQPVQPKYDNSEILQMLNRKSRNYVKYIFWISVVEFLFFSVLGLFYFFQEEESDSFRKMLERLGAQEAPEVENNFGHVYLAIKVLSLLITAYFVLKFYQNYRKIKIEENLKGLITRIISFKKTVNAFILISIVLLITFTFVLIAFIFYTLSSQNIQPTNSNLTIIIVGITISTLLAVSMIWFYYRLVYGSIIKKLDKNLKQLKEIDSQEN; the protein is encoded by the coding sequence ATGCCTGAATTTGATTTAGATAGCTTTAAGAAAACATGGCAGGAACAACCTGTACAGCCAAAATATGACAACAGTGAAATTCTTCAGATGCTGAATAGAAAGTCACGTAATTATGTAAAGTATATTTTCTGGATCAGTGTTGTAGAATTTTTGTTCTTTTCTGTTTTGGGCTTATTCTACTTCTTTCAGGAGGAAGAATCTGATAGCTTCCGCAAAATGCTGGAAAGATTGGGTGCCCAGGAAGCTCCTGAAGTTGAAAATAACTTTGGCCACGTTTATTTAGCTATAAAAGTTCTGAGCTTATTGATTACGGCTTATTTTGTCTTAAAATTCTACCAGAATTATCGAAAAATAAAGATCGAAGAAAACCTTAAAGGGCTTATTACCAGAATCATTAGTTTCAAGAAAACGGTGAATGCCTTTATTCTTATAAGTATTGTATTACTGATTACCTTTACGTTTGTATTGATTGCTTTTATATTTTATACCTTAAGTTCTCAAAATATACAGCCTACTAATTCCAATCTTACCATCATTATTGTTGGAATCACCATCAGCACGTTGCTGGCCGTATCCATGATTTGGTTTTACTATAGATTGGTGTATGGAAGCATTATTAAAAAACTTGATAAGAACCTGAAACAGCTAAAAGAAATAGATTCACAGGAAAATTAG
- a CDS encoding AMP-binding protein has protein sequence MPLSYVYGASEVPLLGQTIGGNLKSTVEKYPNQEALVCVHQDYRATYQEFYNQTTAIAKALLFLGAKSGDRIGIWSSNRYEWVLLQYATARIGTILVNINPAYRTHELTYVLNQSEVRFIFSSLYFKSSNYKEMVEYAKEVCPTLEHEIFFDDNWEDFVNNGQDISDEVLHSFEEHVQFDDPVNIQYTSGTTGFPKGVTLSHHNILNNGYFIGIRLKYTEKDRVCIPVPFYHCFGMVIGNICCTTHGACMVIPNDSFDPDITLKAVSDEKCTSLYGVPTMFIAELAVKDFDTYDFSSLRTGVMAGSVCPPEIMKKVESLMNIKEMSICYGMTETSPVSTQTLIGTSLEKQVSTVGTVQDHLEIKIIDENGKVLKRGEHGELCTRGYSVMLKYWNDPENTKKVLDDARWMHTGDMAVMDKDGYITISGRIKDLIIRGGENISPKEIEDFLYTYTNILDVQIIGVPSEKFGEEVMAWVKVRKGFTITEEELNDYCKGKIAHYKVPKYWKFVDEFPMTISGKIRKVEMREISMKELGLSTRV, from the coding sequence ATGCCTTTATCTTATGTATATGGAGCTTCTGAGGTTCCATTATTAGGACAGACTATTGGAGGAAATCTTAAAAGTACTGTCGAAAAATACCCCAATCAGGAAGCACTTGTCTGTGTTCATCAGGACTACAGAGCTACTTATCAAGAGTTTTACAACCAAACGACTGCCATTGCAAAAGCCCTATTATTTTTAGGAGCAAAATCGGGTGACCGAATAGGAATATGGTCTTCCAACCGTTATGAGTGGGTTCTTTTACAATATGCCACTGCCAGAATCGGAACTATTTTGGTCAATATCAATCCGGCATACCGAACTCATGAACTCACTTATGTTCTGAACCAGTCTGAAGTACGCTTCATTTTCTCTTCCTTATATTTTAAAAGCAGTAATTACAAGGAAATGGTAGAATACGCCAAGGAAGTGTGCCCTACCCTTGAACATGAAATTTTCTTTGATGATAACTGGGAAGACTTTGTCAATAACGGGCAGGATATTTCGGATGAAGTTTTACATAGCTTCGAAGAACATGTACAGTTCGATGATCCGGTGAATATTCAGTATACATCAGGAACAACAGGCTTCCCCAAGGGAGTAACGCTTTCTCATCATAATATTCTGAACAATGGCTATTTTATTGGTATAAGATTAAAATATACAGAGAAAGACCGCGTCTGCATCCCCGTACCATTTTATCACTGCTTTGGAATGGTAATTGGAAATATCTGCTGTACCACTCATGGCGCATGTATGGTTATTCCCAATGACAGCTTTGATCCTGACATTACTTTAAAGGCGGTTTCTGACGAAAAATGCACCTCACTATATGGTGTTCCTACCATGTTCATTGCTGAACTGGCGGTAAAAGATTTTGATACCTACGATTTTTCGAGCCTAAGAACAGGCGTGATGGCAGGCTCAGTTTGTCCTCCTGAGATTATGAAAAAGGTGGAAAGTCTGATGAATATTAAAGAAATGAGCATCTGCTATGGAATGACAGAGACTTCTCCTGTTTCCACACAGACTTTAATTGGTACTTCTTTGGAAAAACAGGTAAGTACTGTAGGCACGGTTCAGGATCATCTTGAAATAAAGATCATTGATGAAAATGGAAAAGTCTTGAAACGCGGTGAGCATGGAGAGCTTTGTACAAGAGGTTACTCTGTGATGCTAAAATACTGGAATGATCCTGAAAACACAAAAAAGGTACTGGATGATGCCCGCTGGATGCATACCGGAGATATGGCAGTAATGGATAAAGATGGATACATTACCATTTCCGGAAGAATTAAGGATCTTATTATCCGAGGTGGAGAAAATATCTCTCCAAAAGAAATTGAAGACTTTTTATACACTTATACCAATATTTTGGATGTTCAGATCATTGGAGTTCCAAGTGAAAAGTTTGGGGAAGAAGTAATGGCATGGGTAAAAGTGAGAAAAGGATTCACTATCACGGAAGAAGAACTAAACGACTACTGTAAAGGAAAAATTGCTCATTATAAAGTTCCAAAATACTGGAAATTTGTGGATGAGTTCCCGATGACCATTTCAGGAAAAATCAGAAAGGTGGAAATGCGGGAAATATCCATGAAAGAGTTGGGATTGAGTACTAGAGTTTAA
- the rpoN gene encoding RNA polymerase factor sigma-54, translating into MLKQHLQLKLGQKLAPQQIQLMKLIQLHTLEFEEELERELEENPALEIAKEDSKEDEYSSLEDAYQDEGTESIETDFDVNEYLYDDEPSYKTASSNYSPDDEEFDNESLLTEGQSLYDYLMEQIHLVNISDEDLKIAEYLIGNLDTDGYLRREIKSIVDDLAFSQGIYTTKEKVEDILENYVQKLDPSGVGARGLQECLLLQIEKKVSSDKAVSLAANILRHQFDALTNKHYNKIIQKYDIEEDDLKDALDEISKLSPKVGGNFDTQTITINQEIIPDFVIQVKDGLVIPMLNSKNAPTLRVSEEYKDILTTYSHDKKSSEHKQAALFIKQKLDAAKWYIDAINQRQNTLLQTINAIVKFQKDYFITGDEKSLKPMILKDVADITGFDISTISRVVKSKYADTPNGIVYLKDLFSDSLTNDDGEEVSTKEIKTHLQEVISKENKRKPLTDDALVIILKEQGYNIARRTIAKYREQLNIPVARLRKEL; encoded by the coding sequence ATGCTTAAACAACACTTACAACTCAAATTAGGACAAAAGCTGGCCCCTCAGCAGATCCAGTTGATGAAGCTTATTCAGCTTCATACTCTTGAATTTGAAGAGGAGTTGGAGAGAGAGCTAGAAGAGAACCCTGCTTTGGAAATTGCAAAGGAGGATTCTAAGGAAGATGAATATTCTTCCCTTGAAGACGCTTATCAGGATGAGGGTACAGAAAGCATTGAAACAGACTTCGACGTTAACGAATATCTTTACGACGACGAACCTAGCTATAAAACTGCATCCAGCAACTACTCTCCGGATGATGAGGAATTTGATAACGAAAGCCTTTTAACGGAAGGACAGTCATTATATGATTATCTTATGGAGCAGATTCACCTGGTAAATATCAGTGATGAAGACCTTAAGATTGCAGAATATCTAATAGGAAACCTAGATACAGATGGATATTTGAGAAGAGAGATTAAATCTATTGTGGATGATCTGGCTTTCTCACAAGGAATCTATACTACAAAGGAAAAGGTAGAGGATATTTTGGAGAACTATGTTCAAAAGCTGGATCCATCCGGTGTAGGAGCAAGAGGACTACAGGAATGTCTATTATTACAGATTGAAAAGAAAGTAAGCTCAGATAAAGCTGTTTCTTTGGCTGCTAATATTTTGAGACATCAATTTGATGCCCTTACCAATAAGCATTACAACAAGATTATTCAGAAGTACGATATTGAAGAAGATGACCTGAAAGATGCGTTGGATGAAATTTCTAAACTATCACCAAAGGTTGGAGGAAACTTTGATACCCAGACCATTACAATTAATCAGGAAATTATTCCGGACTTTGTGATTCAGGTGAAAGATGGATTGGTAATTCCTATGCTTAACAGCAAGAATGCACCTACACTAAGGGTTTCTGAGGAATATAAAGATATTCTTACCACCTACTCACACGATAAAAAATCTTCTGAGCATAAGCAGGCAGCTTTATTTATCAAGCAAAAACTGGATGCTGCAAAATGGTATATTGATGCAATTAATCAGCGTCAGAATACTTTATTGCAAACAATTAATGCTATTGTGAAGTTCCAGAAAGATTATTTCATTACAGGAGACGAAAAATCCTTGAAGCCGATGATCCTAAAGGATGTTGCAGACATTACAGGATTTGATATTTCTACCATTTCAAGGGTAGTAAAAAGTAAATATGCAGACACTCCAAATGGTATTGTATATCTTAAGGATCTATTCTCGGATAGTTTAACCAATGATGATGGAGAAGAAGTTTCTACCAAGGAAATTAAAACCCATCTTCAGGAGGTAATCAGTAAAGAGAATAAGAGAAAACCTTTGACAGATGATGCCTTAGTGATCATCTTAAAGGAACAAGGGTATAATATTGCAAGACGAACGATTGCAAAATATCGTGAACAACTCAATATTCCTGTTGCCAGATTAAGAAAAGAACTTTAA
- the asnS gene encoding asparagine--tRNA ligase has translation MKKQTIKEILKDYKKVLHHDITVYGWVRSFRANRFIALNDGSTINNLQIVVDFENFDEEIIKNISTASSLKVIGEVVESQGAGQSVEIVAKKIIVLGDNFTEELQSTILQPKKHSLEKLREQAHLRFRTNLFGAVFRVRHAVSFAVHSFFNKNQFFYINTPVITGADAEGAGEMFGVTNFDLNNMPRTEEGEIDFAQDFFGKKTNLTVSGQLEGETAAMGLGRIYTFGPTFRAENSNTTRHLAEFWMIEPEVAFNNLEDNIDLAEDFLKYVIQYVLDNCKDDLEFLDKRFEEEQKTKPEKERAKEGLIEKLGNVIAKRFKRVSYTEAIEILLNSKENKKGKFVYPVESWGADLQSEHERYLVEKHFECPVVLFDYPKEIKAFYMKLNEDNKTVAAMDVLFPGIGEIIGGSEREARLDVLKQKMADMHVDEHELWWYLDTRKFGSVPHAGFGLGLERLVLFVTGMTNIRDVIPFPRTPKSAEF, from the coding sequence ATGAAAAAGCAAACGATCAAAGAAATCCTAAAGGATTACAAGAAAGTATTACATCATGACATTACAGTTTACGGATGGGTAAGATCATTCCGTGCCAATCGCTTTATAGCTCTTAATGATGGATCTACGATTAATAATTTGCAGATAGTTGTTGATTTCGAAAATTTTGATGAAGAAATCATCAAGAATATTAGTACAGCTTCTTCCCTTAAAGTAATAGGTGAAGTTGTGGAAAGTCAGGGAGCAGGGCAGTCTGTAGAAATTGTTGCTAAAAAAATCATAGTTTTAGGAGATAACTTTACAGAAGAACTTCAAAGTACAATTCTTCAGCCTAAGAAACACAGTTTAGAAAAGCTTCGTGAGCAGGCACACTTAAGATTCAGAACCAATCTTTTTGGAGCTGTTTTCAGAGTACGTCACGCGGTAAGCTTTGCAGTTCATTCATTCTTTAACAAAAATCAATTCTTCTATATTAACACACCGGTAATTACAGGTGCAGATGCAGAAGGAGCGGGAGAAATGTTTGGAGTAACAAACTTTGACCTGAACAATATGCCAAGAACTGAAGAAGGTGAAATTGATTTTGCACAGGATTTCTTCGGGAAAAAGACTAACCTTACCGTTTCAGGACAGCTTGAAGGAGAAACTGCAGCAATGGGATTAGGAAGAATCTATACTTTCGGACCTACTTTCCGTGCTGAAAATTCAAACACAACAAGACACCTTGCAGAATTCTGGATGATTGAACCGGAAGTGGCATTCAACAATCTTGAAGATAACATCGACCTAGCGGAAGATTTCCTAAAATATGTAATCCAGTATGTATTGGATAACTGTAAAGATGATCTTGAATTCCTGGACAAACGTTTTGAAGAAGAGCAAAAGACAAAACCAGAAAAGGAAAGAGCGAAAGAGGGACTTATCGAGAAACTTGGAAATGTAATAGCTAAGCGTTTCAAGCGTGTAAGCTATACAGAAGCTATTGAGATTTTATTAAACTCAAAAGAAAACAAAAAAGGAAAATTTGTTTATCCGGTTGAGAGCTGGGGAGCAGATCTTCAGTCTGAGCACGAAAGATACCTAGTTGAGAAACATTTTGAGTGTCCGGTTGTATTGTTCGATTATCCAAAAGAAATCAAGGCTTTCTATATGAAGCTGAACGAAGACAATAAAACCGTTGCTGCTATGGATGTTCTTTTCCCTGGTATTGGAGAGATCATTGGTGGATCAGAAAGAGAAGCAAGATTAGACGTTTTAAAACAGAAAATGGCAGATATGCATGTAGATGAGCACGAACTTTGGTGGTATCTTGATACCAGAAAATTCGGTTCTGTACCTCATGCAGGTTTCGGTTTAGGATTGGAAAGACTAGTTCTTTTCGTAACAGGAATGACGAATATCAGAGATGTGATTCCTTTCCCAAGAACGCCGAAAAGCGCTGAATTCTAG
- a CDS encoding CDP-alcohol phosphatidyltransferase family protein codes for MKNIPYLLILSRFITAFVILYLGYYVGESATKYILALMYFGILTDIFDGIIARKAGISSEKLRRLDSQTDLIFWLSLGFASYFLNPELIIGEWHGILLIFIMEALCYVVSIWKFGKETCTHAFLSKMWGLSLLLAFTYLIGFQEAGWAFNLAIILGLISHVDVILIILFLAQWQYDVPSCYHALKIRNGKQRKKSIFFN; via the coding sequence ATGAAAAATATACCCTATTTACTCATCTTATCCCGTTTTATAACAGCTTTTGTAATTCTGTATTTGGGATACTACGTAGGAGAATCTGCCACTAAGTATATTCTTGCGTTAATGTATTTCGGAATATTAACCGATATTTTTGATGGAATTATTGCCCGAAAAGCAGGAATTTCCTCAGAAAAATTAAGAAGACTGGATAGCCAGACTGATTTGATCTTCTGGCTCTCTCTAGGGTTTGCATCTTATTTTCTGAATCCTGAATTAATTATAGGGGAATGGCATGGCATCCTTTTAATTTTCATCATGGAAGCACTTTGCTATGTTGTCAGTATCTGGAAGTTTGGTAAAGAAACCTGTACTCATGCTTTTTTGTCAAAAATGTGGGGCTTGAGTTTGCTGTTGGCATTTACTTATCTGATAGGTTTTCAGGAAGCGGGATGGGCTTTCAATCTGGCGATTATTCTTGGGTTGATTTCTCACGTTGACGTTATCCTCATTATTTTATTCCTTGCACAATGGCAATATGATGTTCCCAGCTGTTATCATGCCCTGAAAATAAGGAACGGAAAACAGAGGAAAAAGTCTATTTTCTTTAACTAA
- a CDS encoding LA_2272 family surface repeat-containing protein: MKTRIVLLTVLFFNGLVYASDPIKIDSLKPRFFGTSPSKNVRNVNGVMFKYFDEDENNIPKKINGLGLGLNPVGLFFPALLLVYLPDAGKWNLNNDYGIVPENEMNKINGVQLSLINMEPTVTNGLEINVSSNINTYATTNGAALSPFFNLHHEVKGVSVAPLANIGQKCRGLQIGLYNSCKDFRGIQIGAWNKNGKRKLPLINWNFKKHEKKEL, from the coding sequence ATGAAAACACGAATAGTATTGTTAACAGTTCTTTTTTTCAATGGTTTGGTCTATGCATCAGACCCTATAAAGATAGATTCTCTGAAGCCCAGATTTTTTGGAACTTCGCCTTCAAAGAATGTCAGAAATGTAAACGGAGTTATGTTTAAATATTTTGATGAAGACGAAAACAATATTCCTAAAAAAATCAACGGACTAGGGTTGGGACTTAATCCTGTAGGACTTTTCTTTCCTGCATTACTCCTTGTGTATCTACCCGACGCAGGGAAATGGAACTTAAACAATGATTATGGAATTGTTCCTGAAAATGAAATGAACAAGATTAACGGAGTTCAGCTATCCCTCATCAATATGGAGCCAACGGTTACCAATGGTTTGGAAATTAATGTCTCAAGTAATATAAACACCTATGCCACAACAAATGGAGCTGCTCTATCTCCTTTTTTCAATTTGCATCATGAAGTAAAAGGTGTTTCTGTAGCTCCCTTGGCAAATATAGGTCAGAAATGCAGAGGACTTCAGATTGGACTTTACAACAGTTGTAAAGATTTTCGCGGAATACAGATTGGGGCATGGAATAAAAATGGAAAACGAAAGCTGCCTTTAATCAATTGGAATTTTAAGAAACATGAAAAGAAAGAATTATGA